CTCCTTGTAGATCCCCATGAAGATCACGTTGGGCGGTGTGCCGATGGGAGTGCCGAGACCACCGATGCTCGCCGAATAGGCGATGCCCAGCAGCAGCGCTTTCCCCAGGCTGTCCTTGGGGTCGTCGCCATCCACCAAGGCCAGGGCTACCGGCATCATCATCAGCGTCGCGGCGGTGTTGCTGATCCACATGCTCATGGTGGCGGTCGCCAGCATGAAGCCGAGCACGAGGCGTGCGCCGCTCTTTGCTCCCACCAACCGGACCATGCCCAGGGCCAGGCGTCGGTGTGCGCCGCTCTTCTCCAGCGCAGTGCTCACCAAGAAGCCACCGAGCAACAGCAGGATCAGCGTGTGCCCATAGGCACCCGCGACTTGTTTGTGATCCAACACACCGAGCAAAGGAAACGCCGCGAAGGGAATGAGCGACGTGGCCGGAATGGCGATGGGCTCCAGTACCCACCAACACGCGCACAGCGCCGTGACCGCTGCCGTGATTGCGGGTGCGCGCGGCAGACCGAAGCTCACCGCGAACACGTACACGCCCAACGCCAAGGCTGGGCCCAGGGCGAGCGCAAGGCCACGCCTCGTCATCGAGCGCGCTCCCGTCGCCGTTCCTGCGCGAGCGCGACAGTTCGCCTCGTCACCGACGGACCCCCGGCGACCGCTGCCCGCGTCGAACCCTCTGGAAAAACACGAGAAAAGCCTATCCTGCCCGGCCCTTGGGTTGAAGCACCGCGCGCGCGGCTGCTAAGACCTGCGGGACGCGTGCCTCCGATGCTCGCGCTTTGCTCAGCCATGCGCCGCTTCCGCCGTCCTCTGCCCGCACTCCGCCTCGCCCTGGTCACCATGGTGCTGGGGCTGGTGTTCGTCGCGCCTCAGCTGGGCGCGGCTCCCGGGCGTGAGTTGCCGAAGAAGTTCCGGCGCTCGCCCTTCTCGCTGATGTCGCTCACCGTGGGTGCGCCGAACTCGGGCTACCAGTTGCGCGCGAAGAAGCTGCGCAAGCGGCAATACCTGCACATCAAGCGCGGCAGCGAAGACAAGGTGTACGGTCATCCCGCCCTGGTGCTGATGCTCTATCGCAGCGCCAAAGAGATCGCGCGCAGCGCGTCAGGTTCCGTGCTTCTGGTCGGCGATCTATCTCGCGCCGAAGGAGGCTCCTTGGCCGGACATCGCTCACATCAGAGCGGACGCGATGCCGACGTCGCGTTCTACGCCAGTGACAAGAACGGCAAGTC
This DNA window, taken from Polyangiaceae bacterium, encodes the following:
- a CDS encoding penicillin-insensitive murein endopeptidase gives rise to the protein MRRFRRPLPALRLALVTMVLGLVFVAPQLGAAPGRELPKKFRRSPFSLMSLTVGAPNSGYQLRAKKLRKRQYLHIKRGSEDKVYGHPALVLMLYRSAKEIARSASGSVLLVGDLSRAEGGSLAGHRSHQSGRDADVAFYASDKNGKSVVLDTFVSFGGDGKAKDGSGLVFDDERNWLLVQSWVRDRRAGLSHVFVATPLRARLLKFGAAHAKYKKYVTEAAALLKQPEQSSDHSDHFHVRISCPKRLAGLCVEESR